From a single Miscanthus floridulus cultivar M001 chromosome 8, ASM1932011v1, whole genome shotgun sequence genomic region:
- the LOC136473994 gene encoding phosphopantothenate--cysteine ligase 1-like: protein MVAAGDPESFFATSPPKKFGLRDASAVAANLQEFVARNSHASSEGGGWRWIVCVTSGGTTVPLEQRCVRYIDNFSSGHRGAASIEYFLKADYAVIFVYRGGSCQPFSRFLPDDSFLQFFDVTTDLKVQVVESQATVVKKAIGNYRKAIEGGSLLKLPFTTIFEYLQLLKMVATSMSSVGLHGMFYVAAAVSDFYVPWDSIEKHKIQSAGGPLDMQPIPNMLLKLSQVPKMLSVLRNQWAPLAFCISFKLETDSDILVQKAEMALNKYRMNVVVANLLATYKEEVVVISNGKSNTIRRCNKDEDLEGAYYQAPREEPLKVYLQQHRRAQ, encoded by the exons ATGGTTGCAGCGGGAGATCCAGAATCCTTCTTCGCCACCTCGCCCCC taaaaaattcgggctACGCGACGCCAGCGCTGTCGCCGCCAATCTGCAGGAGTTCGTTGCGCGCAATTCGCATGCCTCATCAG AGGGTGGCGGGTGGCGGTGGATCGTTTGCGTCACGTCGGGCGGGACGACGGTGCCGCTGGAGCAGCGATGCGTGCGCTACATCGACAACTTCAGCTCCGGCCACCGTGGCGCCGCGTCCATCGA GTATTTCTTAAAGGCTGACTATGCGGTCATTTTCGTCTATCGGGG AGGGAGTTGCCAACCTTTCTCTAGGTTCCTGCCTGATGATTCGTTTCTCCAGTTCTTTGATGTCACAACAGATTTGAAGGTTCAAG TGGTCGAGTCCCAAGCAACGGTGGTAAAGAAAGCAATTGGGAATTATCGCAAG GCTATTGAAGGAGGCTCTCTGCTGAAACTCCCATTCACCACGATATTTGAATATCTTCAG ttactgaagatggtggctacatCTATGAGTTCTGTGGGTCTCCACGGGATGTTCTATGTCGCTGCAGCTGTGTCTGACTTTTATGTTCCATGGGATAGCATT GAAAAACATAAGATTCAGTCAGCCGGAGGCCCACTGGATATGCAGCctattc cgaacatgctacTGAAGCTCAGTCAGGTTCCAAAAATGCTTTCAGTTCTGCGAAACCAATGGGCCCCCTTGGCCTTCTGTATATCCTTCAAG CTGGAGACGGATTCAGATATTCTAGTTCAGAAAGCAGAAATGGCTCTGAACAAGTACAGGATGAACGTTGTTGTGGCCAATCTGCTTGCAACGTACAAAGAGGAGGTCGTCGTTATCTCAAATGGCAAAAGCAATACCATTCGAAGGTGCAACAAAGATGAGGATCTGGAGGGAGCATATTATCAAGCTCCTAGAGAAGAGCCACTCAAAGTATATTTACAGCAGCACAGAAGGGCGCAATAA